One genomic window of Chloroflexota bacterium includes the following:
- a CDS encoding lipid-transfer protein: MSLKNKSAVIGIGHTAYSKGLGRSELSLALEASKKAIDDAGLKNTDIDGIVRWDIDNVQDDALAAALGIRELKFFATAPWGGGAGGNAVQLAAMAVATGQANNVIVFRSRNRGKQSTQAGGGQHSGGRPWEKQSMLVAGSKQFTVPFGLASPVQEVAVLTRRHMHVFGTKAEHLGGIAINQRTNAVRNPDAVMRTPITMDDYLTSRWVAEPMRLFDCCLETDGAGAVIVTAAANARNGRNKPVYILAAAQGISHGSQGMTNYYRDDFFNTDSSVCAKTLYQRAGVQAKDIDVAQLYDAFSTTVLLLIEDFLCGRGNAGALIESGGITFAKGKTPVNTSGAGLSEVYLHGFNLIIEAVRQVRGTAVNQVKDVELSLYAAAPPVPTSAFILSKNP, from the coding sequence GTGAGCCTGAAAAACAAGTCGGCCGTTATTGGCATTGGGCACACCGCCTATTCGAAGGGACTCGGCCGCAGTGAGCTGAGCCTGGCGCTCGAGGCTTCGAAGAAGGCGATTGACGATGCCGGACTGAAGAATACGGATATTGACGGCATCGTCCGGTGGGATATTGATAACGTCCAAGACGATGCCCTTGCCGCCGCGTTAGGCATCCGGGAGCTGAAGTTCTTCGCCACGGCACCCTGGGGCGGCGGCGCCGGCGGCAACGCCGTCCAACTGGCGGCGATGGCGGTGGCGACGGGCCAGGCGAACAATGTGATCGTCTTCCGCTCCCGCAATCGCGGCAAGCAGTCTACCCAGGCAGGCGGCGGCCAGCATTCAGGCGGACGCCCCTGGGAGAAGCAGTCCATGCTCGTCGCGGGATCGAAGCAGTTCACCGTTCCCTTCGGCCTCGCTTCGCCCGTGCAAGAGGTGGCGGTGCTGACGCGCCGCCACATGCACGTCTTCGGCACCAAGGCCGAGCACCTGGGCGGCATCGCCATCAACCAGCGCACCAATGCCGTTCGCAACCCGGACGCAGTCATGCGCACGCCGATCACGATGGACGATTACCTCACCTCGCGCTGGGTTGCCGAGCCGATGCGCCTCTTCGATTGCTGTCTCGAGACGGACGGCGCGGGCGCGGTTATCGTCACCGCCGCGGCGAACGCGCGCAACGGCAGGAACAAACCCGTCTATATCCTCGCCGCGGCCCAGGGCATCTCCCACGGCTCCCAGGGAATGACGAACTACTATCGCGATGACTTCTTCAACACCGATTCCAGCGTCTGCGCCAAGACGCTCTACCAGCGCGCGGGCGTTCAGGCCAAAGATATAGACGTCGCCCAGCTCTACGATGCCTTCTCCACCACGGTGCTGCTCCTCATCGAAGACTTCCTCTGCGGGCGCGGCAACGCAGGCGCCCTTATCGAATCGGGCGGCATCACCTTCGCCAAGGGCAAGACCCCGGTCAACACCAGCGGTGCAGGCCTCTCCGAGGTCTATCTCCACGGCTTCAATCTCATCATCGAAGCGGTGCGCCAGGTCCGCGGCACGGCGGTGAACCAGGTGAAGGACGTGGAGCTTTCACTCTATGCCGCCGCGCCGCCTGTGCCGACGAGCGCCTTCATCCTGAGCAAGAATCCCTAG